From the genome of Parazoarcus communis, one region includes:
- the epsI gene encoding exosortase-associated protein EpsI, B-type: protein MKALSLPVAIALAVIMMLSLVVAEHFKPVIKLSDLGTKLDLEAVLPDRFEGWQRLDSTPVEVVNPQASVLLDKLYSQVINRIYISEAGERVMLSVAYGEDQRGELEAHKPDFCYPAQGFTVTSTQGGLLPTPYGNIPVVRMETRAGSRFEPLTYWTTVGDVAISSLFQRRIVELEYGLKGLIPDGLIFRLSSIDPDSERAFSLQGDFLQSMISQLRVQDRARIAGLKYQSRN, encoded by the coding sequence ATGAAGGCGCTCAGTTTGCCCGTAGCCATCGCACTTGCGGTGATCATGATGCTCTCGCTCGTCGTGGCCGAACATTTCAAGCCGGTCATCAAGCTCTCCGATCTGGGCACCAAACTCGATCTCGAAGCCGTGCTGCCGGATCGTTTCGAAGGGTGGCAACGTCTCGACAGCACGCCGGTCGAGGTCGTCAATCCGCAGGCAAGCGTGCTCCTGGACAAGCTCTATTCACAAGTGATTAATCGGATCTACATCAGTGAGGCCGGCGAGCGCGTCATGCTGTCAGTCGCATATGGCGAGGATCAGCGTGGGGAATTGGAGGCGCACAAGCCCGATTTCTGTTATCCCGCACAGGGCTTCACCGTGACATCCACGCAGGGCGGGCTGTTGCCCACTCCTTATGGAAATATACCGGTCGTTCGCATGGAAACCCGAGCTGGTTCACGCTTTGAGCCGCTCACTTACTGGACCACAGTAGGTGACGTTGCCATATCGAGTCTTTTTCAGCGGCGAATCGTAGAGCTCGAATATGGATTGAAAGGACTGATTCCGGATGGGCTGATCTTTCGCCTGTCCAGCATCGACCCTGACAGCGAACGTGCGTTTTCATTACAGGGTGATTTCCTTCAAAGCATGATTAGTCAGCTGAGAGTTCAGGATCGCGCACGTATCGCCGGGCTGAAGTATCAGTCGCGCAACTGA
- the xrtB gene encoding exosortase B → MPTHDIRAYASWLIALGGLCFMYVPMVTDFSAGIWATEEQVHGPMVLAISVWLIYRKWPAFASNDDRPVPALGWPLLAGGCVLYILGRSQGFEGAQALSLLPVLIGTVLLLRGANSLKQIWFPVFFLFFLVPLPGPLVESLTMPMKIAVSYVAENALFALGYPIARAGVILQIGQYKLLVADACAGLQTLLALESLGLLYLNVVRHTSLMRNITLAVLIVPISFTANVIRVMVLTLITYHFGDEAGQGFLHGFAGMVLFLSALLIIISVDALLRVMTGRRKVVAGVPA, encoded by the coding sequence ATGCCAACGCATGACATTCGCGCATACGCTTCGTGGCTCATCGCGCTCGGTGGCCTCTGCTTCATGTACGTCCCGATGGTCACTGATTTCTCGGCGGGGATATGGGCAACGGAAGAGCAGGTTCATGGCCCGATGGTGCTCGCCATATCAGTCTGGCTGATCTACCGGAAGTGGCCTGCATTCGCATCAAACGACGACCGTCCGGTGCCTGCACTCGGCTGGCCTCTGCTGGCGGGTGGGTGCGTCCTTTATATTCTCGGCCGCTCGCAGGGGTTTGAAGGTGCGCAGGCACTCTCCCTGCTCCCCGTACTGATTGGCACGGTTCTGCTCTTGCGAGGCGCAAACAGTCTCAAGCAGATCTGGTTCCCGGTCTTCTTCCTGTTCTTCCTGGTGCCGCTGCCTGGGCCCCTCGTGGAATCCCTGACCATGCCGATGAAGATTGCGGTGTCCTACGTCGCGGAGAACGCACTGTTCGCACTTGGTTACCCGATCGCCCGCGCTGGCGTCATTCTGCAGATCGGGCAGTACAAACTCCTCGTTGCCGATGCCTGTGCAGGTCTGCAGACACTGCTCGCGCTCGAATCGCTCGGCCTGCTCTATCTGAACGTGGTGAGGCACACCTCGCTTATGCGCAACATCACACTTGCGGTCCTGATCGTGCCGATATCCTTTACTGCGAATGTCATCAGGGTCATGGTGCTTACGCTGATTACCTATCATTTTGGTGACGAAGCTGGGCAGGGCTTTCTTCACGGCTTCGCCGGCATGGTGCTCTTCCTTTCGGCCCTGCTGATCATCATCTCTGTTGATGCGCTGTTGCGCGTAATGACCGGCCGTCGCAAGGTGGTTGCAGGGGTACCGGCATGA